The Phalacrocorax aristotelis chromosome 2, bGulAri2.1, whole genome shotgun sequence region AACTAACCTGTATTCTTACTATATAAGTTAAAATACGTATGTATACTTTTTTACATGTACAATGTAACATAGCATCTTTCAAAGATGCAGTTGATctgtaagaaatgaaaattcatgTTCATACATTGAAGCATATACAGTTATTAAAGCAGCTTTAATCACATGGTAACATGTTCACAAGGAAACTCCTTTAGGTCTTTACTAGTTTTTCTTGGAATCAGAAAGTGGAtcctttctgggaagagaaagATTCAATGTTTCACTTGCCTGGGAAAGCTGCTTGCCTTTCTCTTTGAGAACTGTCTTTGGGAATGAAAACTCCTCAGTCAGAGAGGTGGACAGTGCTGCTCCAAAGGGTGGAATCTGTGGGAACATCTGagtaactaaaaaaataatctggtcTGCCAGAGCAAAGTAGtcaaaaatacaggaaaaaaacttaCTGGATTTATGGCTTCCTGCACATCTAGAAAATGTAGAGAGAACTTTTTGTACATATGAAAAAAGCAGCCACCACAGGAGTGTTGTCCTTAGTTTTGTCTGTGGCTGCAAGTGTTCTTTGTCGGTAGTGCTACAGATACACTGGGCAAGAGCAAAAGATGTCCTTCCCCCTGTACATGGCACCTTCTGATCCCCCTGCAGCTACACAgcttcctctttccccttctgCTCACGTCCGTCTTTGGCTGCTCCCACAGAACAAATCCCTGTCCTTTTCACATGGGCAAGGAGATGCGCTgttcttgcagcagcagcagaattatCAAGAAAGCAACCAAAATAATAGTTGTGCAAAAAGCAGTTGCACAAAGTTGTACAATAGCTGTGCAAAGGTGATCTAAAATGTACCTCTTCAGTGGCAATCACTCCCTGCAAACAGCAAAATTTTATGAGCAGTTCTACAAGCCTTCACTGTTGAGGTTTCATttcacaaacacattttatcGCAAGGAATAAAAAAGTTGGCAGGGCTATtggtttcatttaatttaaatagtctgatttaaaatgctttccttcAAATAAATGTGTTTCATAAACTTCAGCTGCCCGATTTCTCTTTGTATGTTGAGTATGTCAGTGGCAAAAACTACATAAGATTTACAAGGCTAGTGCCATGCTATATATCGTTCTGTGGCGTACTACTTGTCAACTCCAAGGTCACAGCTTTATTAAAGGGTCGAGATTTACAATAACGATAGCAAGAGCATGAATGCCTTCACACACACCTTCCTGTAGTTTACTTCGCTGAGGTCATCTGCACAATTTCTCCCCCTGCCAAAGGCTACTAATCAATAAATACAGTGGTCTCCCGAACAAAGTTCAAATGGACCTATCATGTTCCTTTAGTAATAAATCTTCGCTTTTCTTTAACACCTGCCTTCAAAGGACATAACCCTCTTTACCTGCAGTAATTAATCTCACTTCACAGCAGCCTTATTTGGTGATTAAAAACTTCTCCCCTTTTACAGATTGAGAAATTGAGGCATAAGGacatgctttactgaagtcatACAGGAAGACTGAAAAGACTTGGAAGCCCACTTCTGCCAGCCTCTCGCATGCTGAGTCTGAAGGCCATGCTGCCCCTCTCCCAATGAGTAATACAAGGTGGTTGCATAGTATCTGAACAGAGCCTTCTGTAAttcttccttttaatgcactgtCATAGCATGGATAGGGCACACGTGAAGCTAGTTATACAGCTGTGGTATGGTCCTAACTGACACAAAACACACAAGAAGCCTTCTGCAGACTATCACTTTTAGTTCTATGTCTTCTGGCTGTATTTGCACTGTTGAAGAGGTTACTGCCACCAACTACCACTCATTGCCTACTCAGATCTACTGGCGTGGCTTCCTACTTCATTTCAGGGAAGAAGATAATCAGTTAATCACTTTAAGTAGTAGGGTTTCTTTGCCAGCCTATGAACAGCTCAGCTAACCCGTAGCAGCCTCTAACAGAGCGGTGATGAGCACAGGGGAGCAGTAACCTCCTGAGCTAGCACAGCCACAGTTACAAGAGGACATCTTACCGTAACACCTCAAATCCCAGGCCTGTCCTCTCCCGGGAGATCCCTGCCCAGGGGGTTCTGTGTTTTCCGCCGGATTTTCTCCCAACCCAACGCATGGGCAGTAAATATCCCAGCTCAGGCAACTTAACTCTTACATTTGGCCCATTGCTTGGTTGTGCTTCCCTTCAGTGTTTCAGACCTCCTGGTACTTAGAACCATTCCAATTTTGCCTCCATGTGATCTAAAAAGAAGGTATTTAGGGCAGTCATtggcttttgctctgctgtctCTGCTTTTACTTAGGAAGATACTAGCATTTTTAGCTAACAGTAATTGCAACAGGTGCTGAATAAGAAAACAGAGCCAGCatctttcacagaatcagaagaCAGTTCACCCCTCAGCCTCACCTGAAGAGAGACCTGAGCTTcagctttgtttctgcagttccctctctctcccctccaaGCCAGGAGCCCAGATGGTGGTGTGGGCATCGCCTCTTGCTGCCCATCACTGGCAGATACAAGAAGCAGCTCTGATAGATGTCCGAAGCCTAAATAGTTTTGAAACACTGGAGACTGAAGGCATAGGTGAACAACGGGTCCCAGAAATCTCCTCACCTAGTGATCTCCTCTGAACATCTAGCTATGGTATAGACAACTGCAGTCCCAAGGAGACAGGGGAAGCGAGGGTGAAGGACCTATTTCTCCTCAGCCCTTGTCCCACATTTTTGATACAGGGTGAGAGACCAGGCCTAGCCTGAATCTTAGTGTTATTATGAACTAATAACATCTTCACAGATTAATATGCTCTGGAAAGATATAATCACTACAAatccatttgtttttaaagtattgccagcatttttttttttgttgtttaccTGCCAAGAGTTACATTCAAAGGAGATCAGTGCTAGACAGACTTAACGGGGCCAAAGACTTCTCTACCTGGAGAGATTTGTTGATATTAGTCTTCCGCTATCACAATATTCTTAGAATTCCTTATTCTGGAAGTACAGGGTCGTACTGCTGAATTAAGATTTTGTCAGTATCATTCAGGAGACAGAAATCCCGGCCCAAATAGTACTAATACGACTAAAACTACTGCATAAAATTACCGCTAGGGTCTGTCCACCTAGAAATAAActaaaaacagagcagaaacgGTTTCAGTGTCGCTTTATTTGTGCGGAACGTGATTTTAAACGCTTTCCTCCCATGTCGGGCCGGGGCCCCGGCGTCGTCCCCCGGCTCTGGCGAGCACCGCGGCCCCCCCTCGAGATCGGGAGACGATCGCTATGGAAACCCAAACCCCGGTCCCGCCCCGGGCGTGGGTGCCGCCGGGAGCCCGCCGGGAGCTGCGGCTGGATCGCTGGGAggcggcagccgccgccgcggtGGCTCCTTCTCCGGGCACCGCCAGGTAAAgaagcggggcgggggcgctTCCCGGTCCGGGGAGGGAAGGACGGagaggcggggcggggcggcgcggcgcggcgcgcaGGCCGggcccgctcccgctcccgggCCCGCCTCCGCCGCAGCCCGGCCTCACACCTGGGGCCAGGTGCCCACCCGCCATCTTCTCTCGGACCCCCGGCGCCCTCCACCCCGCAGAAGCGGacctcagctcagctcagctcgcCAGGGCGGGGCTTGTATTTCTTGTCCCCGATCCACAGGGAGGGAGGCCCTGACGTGTTGCCATGGCCGACGGAGCcgccgcggcggcagcagcagcaccaccagcGTGCTTCAGCGAGGATGATTTTTACTGCCCCGTCTGCCAGGAGGTGTTCAAAACGCCTGTGAGGACCGCGAACTGCCAGCACGTGTGGgtattcctccttccttcctgcgccccccgcccccttcaCAAGCCTTCACCTCGccgcctcttcctcctcctcctccgccggTTCTCTGCCCCCTACCCCTCCGTGCACAGACCCTCGGCCccgggggacgggacgggacccGCGGAGCCCCTTGCCACCAGCCGCCGCCGAGAGCTGGCTGCCAGCCTTGCATGCGGAGCCTTGCCCCAGCCTCCCCTCGACTCTTTCTTTTGTAGCGAATGAGGACCGGCCGGTTAGGAAAGCCGCCCCTGGAAGCAAGCCCCCGGTTGTCTGATGGGTGGTGGCCGGGTTTCACAGCCGGTGGGAGCATCTTGCACATCTAACCTAACTCGCGTCGTTTTTGAACTTCAGAGTTTCCCGTTCGTTTTCCGAATGAGGACCGTAGCGTAGCTGCTCTCTCTCTTCAGTTCATCTATTCATAGTGGAAGAGCatgcatttttcagaggaaCGTTTAATTACAAAGCACTACTttgtagaaaagcaaaatagctTTGGTGATTGATACACGAGGAGAAGACAGTGAGAGGAGAACTGCAAAGGCTGATGAATGGAAATCTTTGGAAATGCATGCTAAATGAacatttgttgtggttttggctccgtttaaggaaaacaaacaggagtTACTTTGATAAGATATTTCAATATCACGTGCCTGCTGCACcatttaatttctcattaatGATCAATCTGGTGTACAGCTCAGGAATACCAGTCAGTAAATAGTAAGATCTTTAAAGTGCATTGCCAAGTTCCTCTAATTTCCGTATACTTCTTTGTAAGCaccattatttcattttgcttataTTTGTAAAGATTTGTATTCCTCTGATacgtatctttttttttccctaatagTCACGCAGCTCTCGTCAAGGACAAAGTATCTAACTCTCCTCACTTTGCTAACCTGTGTTTGtggtaattttttaatttaggttttGCAGGAAGTGCTTCTTGACAGCTATCAGAGAAAGTGGAACACATTGTCCTCTCTGCCGGGGGAGCGTgactaaaaaagaaagaacatatcCCAAAAGGGCTCTAGATGTTGAAAACAGTATGAAGAAAGCTTCTGGGGGCTGTAGATGCTGTGAGAAGCAGGTAGAGTAAAACTTTACAAAAAGTtggataaattttttttcttatttttgacCAGACACGCTTTTACTGTGTGTCATTCTTGTCTTGGAGCTGAAGAGTCAACAGCAGTTTGAACTTAGCTTTGTAAGGCTTGCGCATATACTAGGCATGCAGTGCCTGCTAGGTATGCCTAACAGGTGAAAACTGAAAGAGGATCTTGTTTATAAGGACTTTTTAAGCAGAGTGCcagtttttccccaaaacaatgCGAGAACTGGATATAGTTGTAAAACCGGCAAGGGAAAAGTTAGacaactgaaaatgaaagttgCAGATACATGGAAAACCTCAGAAACTTTCACTGTGGAAATGAAAGTGCTTTTAGAGCTGctgtaaattttaatttaaaatttaatttaaaaacagaaaaatacaggttGATTACTCTCGGTGTACATAGAGTCATACGTaatttccccctgccccatcaTTCCCTTCATTCCCTTTATAAAGGGGTCATTATTTTTAGAACATTGGGCAAAATCTTGGCCCCCATTGAAATCAAGAGTAATCTCCTGATATAAATGGATGCAGGATATCAGCCACACATTTTGTTTACACCAAATTGCATCAAATCCAGGTAGTTGACTTCATGTTTGTTTCGTTTCGCATGGGGGACAGTTCTGCCCATGTGAAGAGTAGCACTAGTGGGAGGCTGAGCTGCCTGCTTTGTTCCACGTGATTCATTAGGATGGATGaaaaatgaggagaaagaaacaataaCAAGTTGGTAAACTGGAAGGAAGAACCAGACAGATCCCCAGAAGAACTTTAATGGAATTTAGGCACAGACACATGAGATGTGATCTTGTTCCGCCTCTAAACCTGTAAGCACTTTCTGACAGTGCTGTTGGACCTGAAATTCTGATTTAGGGCACGTCCAGCACAGCTGTCTCCTGACAAATCTAAGCAACTCGTGGTCTCACCTTGCCTTTAAGCTGGATAGGCAGCCTTAAGTTGGTGTTcattcaccttctttttttccttcttttatttctcaaagAGAAAAGTTATCTATTCTCAGAATACACCtaatgcaaaaagattttgctCTGCACAAGGTAACGGCAGGccagagaagactgaaggagCAGTGGTGCTTATCCCATCCTCATGGCCCTTCTCTGTTGTAGCTCATCAGTCATTGATCCTGGATGTGGGAGGTGTAGTTCCTGTGACTTTGTTTCAGTTAATGGAGTTTACTCGCATTTTTCACCCCTGAGAGAGCTCTTTCAGTTGCCTGGCTGTTGGGGGTTTGGGGAGTGGGAACATTCTCCAGGCTCACAGAGTGACAGAGGCTCTATGGAAAAAGGAATTGAAGATCTCCTGTTGGGGAAGAAAGTGTTCATGCTGTGCGGGGAGACACAAGTTCTGGTTTCTGCTGCATATGATGTCTGTACAATTCCTGCATGCATTACTTTCCATTGGCAGAATTATCTCTTCCTTCTGACCCTGGATTGTTCAGTATAATTTCAATAATTTGGCATTTCATTTACAGGTTAGATTTTCGTGGATGAGACAGCATTATAAAACATGTAAGAAGTATCAGGATGAATATGGTGTTTCTTCTATTATTCCAAACTTACAGATTTCCCAAGATTCAACAGGGAACAGGTAATCAGGGTGTTTTATGTATAACAGTGCATCCTCTTCTTTTTGGTGTCCCGCTCGTCCCCATCCCCCccaagaaaagtattttttttttccagggcatACCTTCTTTTTGCAATTATTATCCATATTTTTGTGCTTCAACAAAATGACAGTTTTTCCAGGTCTCTGTCTATGTTATTGGcatacagaagaaaaccttTCTACATGATGGTTTGAAATGTCTTCTAGGGGCTCTCCTAAAAACTGTATAGTATCTGTAGCTTGCTTTCCTTGCCTTGACAGCATTTGAGCAGCTGACTCTGTAACAGATTTCATAATATTTAGCCCCATGGaagtttccttctctttttatttcccctcccctttcctaAGTTTGCTTTAGCGTGTGTCCTGTTTCAAAACATTACTGTGCAagcatttgctttctgaatgaatttattttaaactgatcTCTTACGAAACTTATAAGGAACTCCAGTATGTTACACACCATAAAATACAAATGCCACTTACCATTTGTTTTCAGGCAGTAAAGCTAAAGAACTTGTCTTTTTCATACCTTTTGACTGATGTATTTGGTTTGATTGGagatttttccttattttggaagacttttttttttttttttttgccagttagTTTCACAGGGCTTTATTATATATAGACTGTCctttatttactttgttttgacatatgttttctatttttagcaGTCTGAACTTCTCTGTGTTTGGTTTTCAACCCATCAGTATATTAAAAGCGGAAGTTTAGGCTGTTACCAGAACTAGTTGCAGCCATGTTTCACCCTAGTGTCTGGATATTGTTATATCATTATTTATTGACTATGCTACAGTAGAATACCTGTGCTTACAAtatcacagaaatacaaaaacatgTACTGTCACCAAATTTGTGACTGTAAATATTCATGTTCTTAGGATAATCAGCATGCCTGGGCAGTTTCTTCTGGCTTAGCTAGAAGTGCATATATTTACTTTCTAAAATTGTCCTGTTTGTCATTCTTACTTTAGGAGACAGTCTATTTTATGCACAGCATAAGGAAATTTACCTGGCTGTAGTTGAAAGCTGTAAATTATTTGTGTAAATACATTGCAGTTAAATGCCTTTTTAGAGTCATAAGTCAAAAAACTTAGAAAGTCCTACGTATCTTGGGTTCATGTAGTTCATAATGCCTTTTGAGCTACTTAGCTGTACTCTCCATTACCATTCTTGTTGACTAAATGCCTGTTGTATTATATACCACTTTCCTATAGTTGTAGTAGTATTGTGTAGCATTGCGTAGTATTCCATTAAGGGTCACCATGGTAACTAAATACTGAGACATACATTGATCCAAAGGAAAAGTTGTGGGAGTTAAAATATGTGCCATTTTATGTTTTGTCTTGAAATTCATGGGATTTCCaactcctccctccccccctcccgcACCTGTTACTGTTgaacttttaaaactttgatAGTGGActaaaataatctgtttcatttgtgttttttttttttcttgacttcaTTTAAAGTAGCAGGAGTGATGCAACATCTGATAATGGCGAGATGGCTAATAATCAAATACTTCCAGGAGAAACAAGGTagacttcttatttttctgcagtttttgttAAAATAGATCCAGACAGTAATAGTGGAAGCTTCtactaactttaaaaaaacccacacaaacacCTACAACaagttgtatttaaaaaaccctgtagTTCCTTTTATGTTTGGATCTAAAGGTTAGAATTTGTAGGGTTTTCCAGTACTTTCCTGAAGGATTAGCACTAAAAGAGGCTATCAGTAAGTAAGAACAGGGTGCAGCCGCAATTGCGACAAAAGAATTTTCTAAAGTTTAAGTCTCGGAAGAATGCATTTAGGtatacaaataataaatgtgctttaaaattGCAATTTGGAAGTAGCACTGGCACTCCATTAGATCTGCTATTATATCAGGGAGGGcgggggttttttgttgttaccAAAATAAGGGAAAACAATGACAAGAGATGAATTAAGCTTGCTGTAACTTTACTTCTAAAactctctcttctgtttcataCTGTGTATTTGTCTACAGTGGACACCCAACCTTCAAATGCCCCCTGTGTCAGGAAGCCAATTTTACCAGACAACGCTTGCTGGATCACTGTAATAATAGACATCTTTATCAGATAGTTCCTGTAGTAAGTAGAGTTTCTTATGTATGCTTCTTAAGCTACTTCCACTATAGTTatgtgaataattttaaatgtgcaGTAGTTACTCTATATCTGTGAAGATCACTGTGGTCTGGGAAAGACAATATACCTAATGCAGGGCATTTAACTTGAGGAATgactttcatttgaaaatgtttcttgtcCAGCTTCTTGTCAGTTCTAAGGCATTTCTGTCTCTGACTTAGCTGTCTCGTTTATCTTGGTGTGAAACAAACTCAGTTTTTGAGCCTGACACTTAACTCTTCTTAATTTAGTAACTTAGATCTGTTTCTACAGAATCCTATTTGTAACTATTGTTTCATGTGAAACCTACAGTTACTTGAAAGGTAATCTGAGGTCATCAAAGAGagtggaagagaaaaatctgtttaaattgCTATTCTTTTCATCTGTATGGagcatgttattttttcttctggcttaCTGGATCATCTCAATTTTATGAAAATCCTCCCAAACAATAAGGATGTAGTAATCACTTTTCCTCTAAATTTTAAACAGCAGAAATTGACAAAAAGAGTGCCAGACAGACTTGATAATCCCCCACTCCTAAGAGAAACACTTAAGAAATTTGGCAAgttgaaatgtaatttttgaaTGTTACACAAGTGAGGAATAGAACACCTAGAACTATGATTTTTATATGAACATCTCTACTGTATTTTGGTAATGGATGAGTAATAGACTAGTTATTCCTGTAGAACATGTCTTTAATGCATTCTGTATTaccagtaactttttttttaattctctctctttccccttcccctccaaatTCAGATCTGTCCTATTTGTGTATCTCTTCCTTGGGCAGATACTAACCAGGTTACTAGAAATCTTGTTAGCCATCTAAATCTAAGACACCGGTTTGACTACGGAGAATTTGTGGtaagccttttcttctttgatgtGTAGGGGAATAAATGGTAACTTTTTTCTATGAATGAAAGTGCCAAATAAAAAATTTGTACCAAACTTTTCCGTGCTCTGGACATGCTGTGTTCCTGCTCTGTACAGAACTCAGAGGTGGGCCTGTCTGTTCTTAAGTTTTCCGTTACCAGAGGGAAGTGCTACCGGGATCAGGCGTTGTCAGCATTTAAGTTCTGCTCCAAAATGGTGACTTAAGTCTTTAGCTTAGTATTCTCCATCTGAACTATTTGTTACTCCAGAACATTTTATtactgctgctcctggggaaaTAAAATAGATGCTACTCTGTTTTATTGACGTTTTTGACCTTTTATGGCAGAAATGGCTAAATCATAATTCTCAGCACCTAAAGTGCATCTTGACCTAGCCGGTATTGCTGCTACAGCCTCTCTTCCAGTATGTTGCAAGAGAGGCTGCAACGTGAAGAGCACGTGTCCTTAAATCGCCGTTCTGGTTGCCTTCTTTGAGGCTCACTGCGAGTAAATGACCTTGGAGTAGATGCAGAACTACCTACACAGACGTAGTCAGTGGGTGGACCATAAGTCAGACAACCAGTTGAGTTCTGCATGTGGGATCAGAGAGCTGGAGGGTTTGTGTTGTAGTTTCTGTGGAGTCTGACAGGCTTTGGGGTACACTGCTTGAGCTTTGTGTGGGATAAGCACAGTGTTTGAGGCATAGGCAGCCTCACTGGTTAAAGATGGCACAGACGATGCATATCATTCTTTGTGTTGAGTGATCTGTGACAAAGGCATGAAGAGCTAGGCGGCTGATACAGGGGATTGGGCTCTTCAACATGAGTGCATCTTGCATGTTTGAGGATGTAAAACTGGTGATTGGAATCCCAATTTGGTGAAGCTGCCAGTATTGCACTAGAAAAGGTGGTGTTACTCTGGCATATTAACAACTTGGAAGATTGCTCTTCAAAAGCAGCAGGGTTAACCACCTGTCTTTCGCaatatgtgtttgttttctcattttaagcATTATATTCTCAACAATCTGAGTACTGTAGTCTGGGGATCacattctgtttttattaatggAGGGTGTTATGGCAGGTTGGAAGCCCTCTTACAAGAATTGCGTGACAGTCAGCTTTCCTGAGCTGCCTATTCTGTATTGTAATTGAGCCAGGGAGAGAAGATGGACCCTTCTGCTTAATGAGCCATGTCCCACTCATCTGATTCTTCTCCTGTCTGATGTATCTTATGGTACTTGGTTAAATGAAAGATACTGTGCAACATAAACAAT contains the following coding sequences:
- the RNF138 gene encoding E3 ubiquitin-protein ligase RNF138 isoform X3, translating into MADGAAAAAAAAPPACFSEDDFYCPVCQEVFKTPVRTANCQHVFCRKCFLTAIRESGTHCPLCRGSVTKKERTYPKRALDVENSMKKASGGCRCCEKQVRFSWMRQHYKTCKKYQDEYGVSSIIPNLQISQDSTGNSSRSDATSDNGEMANNQILPGETSGHPTFKCPLCQEANFTRQRLLDHCNNRHLYQIVPVICPICVSLPWADTNQVTRNLVSHLNLRHRFDYGEFVINNAEEVFFSPFIEEE
- the RNF138 gene encoding E3 ubiquitin-protein ligase RNF138 isoform X2, with the translated sequence MADGAAAAAAAAPPACFSEDDFYCPVCQEVFKTPVRTANCQHVFCRKCFLTAIRESGTHCPLCRGSVTKKERTYPKRALDVENSMKKASGGCRCCEKQVRFSWMRQHYKTCKKYQDEYGVSSIIPNLQISQDSTGNSRSDATSDNGEMANNQILPGETSGHPTFKCPLCQEANFTRQRLLDHCNNRHLYQIVPVICPICVSLPWADTNQVTRNLVSHLNLRHRFDYGEFVNLQLDEEAQYQNAVQESCHVNF
- the RNF138 gene encoding E3 ubiquitin-protein ligase RNF138 isoform X6; this translates as MADGAAAAAAAAPPACFSEDDFYCPVCQEVFKTPVRTANCQHVFCRKCFLTAIRESGTHCPLCRGSVTKKERTYPKRALDVENSMKKASGGCRCCEKQVRFSWMRQHYKTCKKYQDEYGVSSIIPNLQISQDSTGNSSRSDATSDNGEMANNQILPGETSGHPTFKCPLCQEANFTRQRLLDHCNNRHLYQIVPVILTRLLEILLAI
- the RNF138 gene encoding E3 ubiquitin-protein ligase RNF138 isoform X1, yielding MADGAAAAAAAAPPACFSEDDFYCPVCQEVFKTPVRTANCQHVFCRKCFLTAIRESGTHCPLCRGSVTKKERTYPKRALDVENSMKKASGGCRCCEKQVRFSWMRQHYKTCKKYQDEYGVSSIIPNLQISQDSTGNSSRSDATSDNGEMANNQILPGETSGHPTFKCPLCQEANFTRQRLLDHCNNRHLYQIVPVICPICVSLPWADTNQVTRNLVSHLNLRHRFDYGEFVNLQLDEEAQYQNAVQESCHVNF
- the RNF138 gene encoding E3 ubiquitin-protein ligase RNF138 isoform X7, which gives rise to MADGAAAAAAAAPPACFSEDDFYCPVCQEVFKTPVRTANCQHVFCRKCFLTAIRESGTHCPLCRGSVTKKERTYPKRALDVENSMKKASGGCRCCEKQVRFSWMRQHYKTCKKYQDEYGVSSIIPNLQISQDSTGNSRSDATSDNGEMANNQILPGETSGHPTFKCPLCQEANFTRQRLLDHCNNRHLYQIVPVILTRLLEILLAI
- the RNF138 gene encoding E3 ubiquitin-protein ligase RNF138 isoform X4 produces the protein MADGAAAAAAAAPPACFSEDDFYCPVCQEVFKTPVRTANCQHVFCRKCFLTAIRESGTHCPLCRGSVTKKERTYPKRALDVENSMKKASGGCRCCEKQVRFSWMRQHYKTCKKYQDEYGVSSIIPNLQISQDSTGNSSRSDATSDNGEMANNQILPGETSGHPTFKCPLCQEANFTRQRLLDHCNNRHLYQIVPVICPICVSLPWADTNQVTRNLVSHLNLRHRFDYGEFVRNGNRMLAY
- the RNF138 gene encoding E3 ubiquitin-protein ligase RNF138 isoform X5; the protein is MADGAAAAAAAAPPACFSEDDFYCPVCQEVFKTPVRTANCQHVFCRKCFLTAIRESGTHCPLCRGSVTKKERTYPKRALDVENSMKKASGGCRCCEKQVRFSWMRQHYKTCKKYQDEYGVSSIIPNLQISQDSTGNSRSDATSDNGEMANNQILPGETSGHPTFKCPLCQEANFTRQRLLDHCNNRHLYQIVPVICPICVSLPWADTNQVTRNLVSHLNLRHRFDYGEFVRNGNRMLAY